The sequence TAACTATTTTTAATCAGAAATACAAAATAACAATTTTGTGAAAACTAACTACTTAGTTATATTCTAACGGTCTTCTTCATCTACTCTATAAAGATTCAAAACAGTATATTTGTCATCTATTTTCTTTGGTTGATAATCACTTTTAAAATTATGACAAGTAATAATCTGATCATCATTTATAATTCTAAATACTCCTTTAATTTCTTTTTCTCCATTATATAAAACCAACTTATAAGGACTTACAGAAGCATCTATCTCATAATACATTTCATCATAATTTGTATGATATTCGCTTGTATTGGCACTTCCATTTGAGCGCACACCCAATCGCATAATTACAGAATTATCACTATTAAAAGTAATATATGTTTTTCTTCCATTATAGAATGCTTTCCAAGGACCTTCCAATGTTTCCTTTAATATTTGCTCTGGACTGATTCTAGTATCTTCTGTTTTGACTGTATAATCATAATCTGCACTTACTACCTGTGTGGACTGTGGTTGGAGAGTAGTTTGTCCATAACTAGAATATGCTAAGAATAAAAATAAGACAAAAATGCTGAATGATGTAACCATCACAGCAAGCATGCGATTTGTACGTTTCATAAAAAAATAATATTAGATTAAAAAATGGTAGTTATATATACAAAAAAACTACTTTATTAAGTTTAAAAAATAGACATTTTGTAAAAAACATCTACTTATAATAACGTCTTTGATAGAAAAAGGTTTCATTTTCAAATAAAAAAGTAGTTTGTAAGAGCTACAAACTACCTTTTATTATGACTTTCGCAAAGTTATATTCTAACAAGATATTGTTTCGTTTCTTCAGAATATTGGGACTTCAAACCCAACATTATGAATAAAATATATTTTTAACCAAATAAAGTTTGGTTAAATTTTATTTTGCTAAAGTTCTATTTATGTATGTATATAATTAGCTCATCGGAACTTCCATCAGCAAAACTTCTGCATCTTGAGAGGCTTCTAATTCAAATTTTTTGGTATTCCAAATTCCTAAGCCATCTTTTGTATCTAATTCTTGTGTTTCGCTCCCATTTTTTAAGTGGACATTCCCTTTTATAACAAATACATATACACCATTTTTTGACGGTTTTTTTAGCTCATAATTTACTTTTGTTCCTTGGTCTAAATCTCCCAAATGAAACCAAGCATCTTGATGAATCCAAACTCCTTCATCATCTTGATTAGGCGACAAAATCTGTTGTAATTTATTCTTTCTATCTTCGGAGTTGAGTACAATTTGGTCGTAACGAGGTGTTACATTTCTCTTATTTGGAATGACCCAAATTTGAAGAAACTTAGTTGTCTCTTGAGTATCATTCACTTCACTATGCAAAACTCCTGTTCCTGCACTCATCACTTGTATTTCACCACTTTTTATAAATGAGGTATTGCCCATACTGTCTTTATGACGCAAGCCATTTTCTATGGGAATACTGATAATTTCCATATTGTCATGTGGGTGCGTTCCAAAGCCACTGCCTCCTGCAATAATATCATCATTCAAGACACGCAGAACACCAAAATTCATACGTTCTGGATTGTAGTACGATGCAAAACTAAAACTATGTGCGCTTTTGAGCCAACCGTGGTCAGCCATTCCTCTTGTGTTTGCCTTATGCAAAACCGTATTTGCCATAATTGATTGTGTTGAAGAATTAGGTAAATGATTAAATCCTAAAATATCAGTAGAATCTGTAAAAGAACTTGCTGTTTTGTCTGTATTTTGTTTTTTAAAAACACTACCTAAAACAGGTGTAGAAACAAAAAAACCTGTTCCAAGTGTAGTTTTGATAGCTCTTTTTAAGAAGTCTTTTCGATTCATTATTTAAAAAATTTAATAAATTATATTTGATTGTATAAACAATATTTGTATATACAAATAATATAACGTAAAATTCCACAAAAAGTTTTACTACCTCATTGATAGTTATAAAAAAGAGAGTTTTATTGGCTCAAATTACAAATACATTGCTCTCTTAACTTCCAAACAGCCTCAAAATTGATTACAATATCAACTATTTCATTCTGTTTAGTAATCCATTCCCTCAAAAAATCTTGATGGTATTTGACTTTAAACTCACTTACTTGTTCGGCTTCGATTTCAATTTCTTCTAAAATATCATATCGTAACTTTTCAAAATCAGAGAAAGGGTGCGTAAAGTCATATTCTACGCCATTTATTTTAAGATAACAGTGTGCTTCTGGAATATAGTCTAACTCATAGTCAAATTCATTTTCTGAAAGAATATTTCCCATCTTAGGAGTATTCGAAGGGTTCATTTTATAAATTCCTATGTAGAGTTTTATGTTTTCTACTCCATTCAAATCAGCTACTTTTTTTAGGAAAGCGTGTTTTGAGCTACATGTACCTTTCTGTTCTGTCAAAACGAGAGTCAAATCGTGGCGATTAGTATTTCTTCCGTAAGACAGATTTTGAATGTATTTTGTAAGCTGATTCCAGTCGGTAATTCCTAGCTGTTTGAGATATAGTATGAGTTTATCTTGTGCGAGGCATAGAATAAAATTCACTTATAAAAAAAACAAAGTGAGAGCAACAAAACCTAAAGTTGATAAAATAGAATATAATAGGTTTTTATTTTTAAAGGCAATAAAAATACTACTAATAATTATTCCTGCAATTAAGCAGACACAAGCAGCTATTGAGGTAGTAATCATCCACATTTCTAAAGGAATGTGAGCATGTAGAGCAGGTTTGAAAAAGCTCATAATATAGCCCAATAGAACAGAAGCAGGAAGTGAAATTCCTATTGTTTTGAGTATAAAGATAAAATGTTTCATAAAACTTTTTATTTTGGTTCGTAATAAATCGCACAAATTACATTGGTATAAATGATAGGATATTCCATAAAAGACTCTGGATTGTATTCATTCCAACTTTTTATCGCCTTTTTCATAGCTTGTTCTTGATTTCCTTCAAAGAAAAGGTTTATTTTATCCTCTACCCAAAACTCATATCCATCAAAATAGTAGCTTACAGCCCTATACAAACCTTCTTCAACCTTTCTTATAGTCAAACAGATTTCTACATCAGAAGTAAACTGCTGCTTTTTTTCATCAAAAATAAAAACTCCTAAAGTTTTCTTTTCACTAATTAACTTCTCTAGTTCTTCTTTTGAGTATTTCATTTATTCCTAATTCTACGTTAACTACGCTGATTGTTTAGCTTCGCTAATTTATCAATTCACAATTCTGAAATCAAAACTCTAAACTCTTTTACCCTCCAGAATGAACAGCCTGCATAAACATAGCACAAGCAATCGCACCATACGTACCGAGCGCATAACCTAAAACAGCCAATAACACCCCCACAGGCGCAAGAGCAGGACTAAAAGCCGAAGCTACAACTGGTGCAGAAGCTGCTCCACCTACATTTGCCTGACTTCCCACAGCCACAAAAAAGAAAGGAGCTTTTATCAGATATGCCACTAAAAGCAAAATACTAACGTGAATAATCATCCAAATGATTCCTAAGAAAAATAAGCCTAAATACTGTCCGATTTCAGCCAAATTCATGTGCATTCCGATAGTGGCTACCAAAATATAAATACAAACACTTCCTACCTTCGAAGCTCCTGCTCCTTCAAGTTCTCTGAGTTTGGTAAAAGATAGAAGTACGCCAATAGTTGTTGCGAAAACGACAAGCCAAAAGAATCCACTCATAAGTGAAGTCAATTTTAAGTCTGTAAGTAACTCTTTATAGTTTGCCATAAAAGGTGCAACAATATCCGAACAGAAATGAGCGATTGCCGTTGCTCCAAAGCCTATTGCCAAAATCATAAATAAATCAGTCGTAGAAGGAATACGTGCGTGTTTGGCTTGAAAGTCTTCCATTTTTTTCTTTAATGCTGTAATTGCTGAAACATCTGCTTTTAATATTTTATCTATCTTTTCGCTCATATTTGCTCCATACAACAAAAACCCCATCCAAATATTGGCTACTACTACATCAATGACGAGCATTGCTCCAAACAAACTTCCACTTGGCTTGTAAATTTCTTTCATTGCTGCTTGGTTTGCTCCTCCCCCTATCCAACTTCCTGCAATGGTAGAAAGTCCTCTCCAAATCGCATTCTCTTCTGTCCCTGCTACTGTCTCAGGGCTAATATTTGCAACAATAAAAAGCGCAATTCCTCCACCTAAAACGATTCCTAATGTGGCAGTCAAAAACATCACAATTGCTCTCCAACCTAGATTAATTACACCTTTCAAATCCATACTCAAACAAAGCAATACCAAAGATGCAGGAAGCAAATATCTTGAAGCTACATGATAGAGTTTTGATTCTTTTATAAACCCTTCATACTGGCTTTTTTCTATATTGTTTTGACTAAAAATTTCCTTTATGTCATGAAAACTTGAACCTTCTGGAATGGAAATATTGAGTGAAGCAGCAAAATCTAATACTTTTTCATCGAACCACTCCGAAGCAATTAAACCTAAAGGGTAATTTAAAAATGCAGGAATAAAATAACATAGAAGCAAAGCAGGAACATAGGTATAAAACTGCTTCCAAAATTTATTTTCACTATTAGAAGTAACAAAAATAGCAGCTAAAACTATCATCAAAACACCTAAAACAACAGCATCATTCGTAAAAAGGGGAGTGTTCATTATATCAGTTATCAGTAATTCAGCTATCAGTAACCAGTAAAATATATAAGTCATTTTTTTAGATTGACTAAAAAAACACTTTCGTGTTATCTTTTACTGAACCAAAAACTCAAAAGATTAGGATAAATTAAATTTTCAAAATACATAGCAAGATAAAACCAGTTTTTTGGCTTTACAACTCTTTATCAAAATTTTCTTGTCAAAATCAGCTAAACAAGTCATTGTTTTGTATGTTGTTCTATTTGTAATTCTGATTTTTCACCTCCAAAAACATTTTTTTTATGAAAGTAGCATTAATTACTGGCGCATCTAGTGGAATAGGTCTTGAACTCGCCCATGTGATGGCAAAAGAGAAACATAATCTAGTTTTGGTAGCTCGTAGCATTGACAAACTCAATAGCCTTGCCGAAGAACTCATAGCAACACATGGCATAAAAGTGAAAACGTATAAAGCTGATTTGAGTAATGCGAGTGAAATTGAAAATCTTTATAAACAAACAAAAGAAGATGATATTGAAGTCAGCTATTTGATAAATAATGCTGGTTTTGGAGAATATGGAGATTTTTCAGAAAACGATTGGGATAAGCTCAATACGATGATGCAACTCAATATGGTTTCTCTTGTACATCTAACAAAGCTCTATTCTAAAGATATGGTAAGTTCTAGTTTTGGTAAGATTATGAATGTTGCCTCAACAGCTGCTTTCCAGCCTTTGCCGTACTTTGCCGTTTATGCTGCTACAAAATCATTTGTTTTGTCATTTTCAGAAGCGATTGCCAGCGAACTAAAAGACCATGGCATTACTGTAACAGCTCTTTGCCCTGGACTGACTGACACAGGTTTCGTAGAAGCTGCTAATATGGAGGATACCAAGTTTTTAGATAAAGCAAAAGCTGGAATGGCAACTTCAGAAGAAGTAGCAGAATATGGCTATGAGGCTATGATGAAAGGCAAGACAGTAGCCGTACACGGAATGATTAACTCAATTATGGTAAATTCTTCACGATTTTTGCCTAGAGATTTAGTAACTACCATTGCTAAGAAAGTGCAGGAATAAATTATAAATGATTAATGATTAATGATAAATTATAAATGTAGAGCAAAGACTTTTTCTTTTATAAACATATTTATTTTGAAAATTGGAGTAATCTTAACTTTTTCGATTGCTCCTTTTTTTTGTTTTGATGGTTTTTCCATTCCGTCGACTAAAGCCGTCGTTGAGGACATAAAAATTCAAAACCTCTACAATGAAATTTTTGATTTAGAATTTGATTTTGATAAAAAAACAGAAAACACAAAAACGCCTTTGTATTTGGTTGTTGAAGATTTTAGAGATATGATTTTTATTCTCTTGACAGAAGACAAAAAAAACTATGAAAAGCTACAAATAAATGAAGAAAAACGACTAGAATTGTTAGAGAAATTTGACAATAAAGAAAGCAGTTACTTTAAAGAATACAAATGGGCAAAAGCTGAAATAAAGCTGCATTGGGCAATCATAAAACTTAGTTTTGATGAAAAATGGGCATCTGCTTGGCGAGTTCGTCAAGCCTATAAACTACTTTTAGAAAATGAAAAAGAGTATCCTAATTTTATTTATCACAAAAAATCATTAGCCTTGCTTCAAATAACACTGGCAAGTGTTCCAAAAAAATATCAGTGGGCATTGGATTTGATTGGAATGGAAGCAGAACTCAAAAATGGCATTCAAAATCTACAAAAATCTACTTCACAAATGCATTTTTTCCAGAAAGAAACATTAATGTGGCAAATGCTTCTGCAAACCTACCTATCAGAAAATTTGATAGAAAACAGTAAGACTTCAAAAGGAATCGCTTTAGATTTACTTCAAAAATATCCTTCTGAAAAACTTGTCTTGTTAGCTTCTAGTCTGGTTTTGATGAAAAATGAATCGCATAAAACAGCGCTTTTGGCGTGGCAAGAGTATGCTAGAAATTATCAAAACAACCAACTCATATTTGAAAAAAAAGAACATTTTAGCTTAGATTATCTTTTAGCAGAACTTTATTTTTATTCAGAACAACATCAAAAAGCAAAATTTCATTATTCGGAATTTCTGAGAAATGTAAAAAAAGATAATCGTATAAACTTTATTAAAGATGCTTATTTTAAAATGTTTTTGATAGATTGGCTAAGAAGTAGTGCAACAAGTTATGATTATCAAGAAAGTATCTTTTTTTATTCTATTTCCACACAAGGAATAGCTAAAACAGCCGTTGATAAGAATGCTCAAAAGTTTATAGAATTAGTAAAAGAACATAAACATTTGCCTAATAAAACACTTTATCAAGCAAGAATACTAACAGACGGTGGAAATTACCAAAAAGCTCAAATAACTTTACTTCAAATTGATGAGAAGCAGCTTCAAAAATGGGAAAATGAAAAGCGATTTGACATCATTTTGGAATATTATTATCGAAAAGCTAGAATTTTAGACAAACTACATCAAACACATCAAAGCATTAGTTTTTATAAAAAGGTCATTGAATATTCTACATTGCACAAACAGAACGAAATTCATTATTTTGCTGCCAATTCGGCTCTTCAACTAGGTTTTATATTTAAAAAATCAGACAAGGAACTAGCAGAAAAATATTTTGAAATGGCAATGAGTTTTGAAGGACACCAATATGAAGAAAGTATTACTCAAAAAGCAAAACTAGCTTTAGAAAAACTCTAAACAAATTAAAAATTACCAATTAATGAGACTATACTGGCTTATTTTTCTCTTTTTTGCTGGACATATCACAATTTCAGAGGCTTCACAGCCTTCCAAAAAAGTAGATTTTTATCAAAATAACATTCAAAAGATTGATTCAGATTCTACTCAAAAAATCATAAAAAATAATACTAGACTACCTCCCAAACCTAAAAATAATGGTTTTGGAATGATACTCAGAGGTGTTTTACTAACCATGTTAGGAACTGTCTTTGGCGTAGGGATTTTACTTACTTTTCTATTTGGCTTTTCTGTTGGTTCTGGCTTTTATTTTGGAGATATTTATGCAACAGCTGGTATAATGCTTGGTGGTTTGGTTATATTCGGCTTAGGTATTTTTATGCTTTCAAGGGGAAAAGAACGTTGGAAAGCCTATAAGAGATATAGAAAAGCTCTCAAGAAAATGAAAAATAATGCATAAAAAAAAGCAGTTGTACGTGTCATTTTACAACTGCTTTACAATTCTGAATAGAATTTTTATTGATTAAGAATCTTTTGAGCGAGTTCTTTTGATTTAGCTATATTCTTATCCAAATCTTCATCTACAAAAACTCCCAAAGTAAGAATTTTATCTCCAGCCAAAACCATAAGACTTCCTCCTCCAATCGGATTCCAATAGGCAGCATCTCCGACTCCTTCTACTGGCGTAAATTCTGCATTATTTACCTTATCTATTAGGCTTTTTGTAAAATCTTCAGCTAAATCTTCTCCAACAGCTTCTTTTTGCTCATCTGTTAGCTTTTCATTGGCTTTTTTTGCTATTTCTTCTTGCTGAGCTTTTGAAATTTTCTTCGGCATAAATCTTTCAGGTGTTACTCCATTTGCTTTAGAAATGGTAAAATTAACGGTAAATGTAGGTTTGAACTTCATCATGTCTTTTAGAGATGCTTTTCTCATTTGTTCTTGTATTTCGGCTGCATTAGGTCTGTCCCATTCATAATTACATCCGTACACGTCACTTTGTTGCACTTCTACTGTTGGACTGAACACTTCTTTTACCATTGCCATTGTCAAGACTTCACAAGGTTTGTCTGTGGTCAAAAATTCGTAAGCACCAGCCTCTTTAAGTGTTTTTTCTACCATTGTTTGAGCTTGCTCTTCAGCAGAACTATTTTCTGTATCAGTTGTAGAAGTTGTTTCAGCTTTTTTTCCTCCACAGGCAAAAACAAAAAGGCTTACACATGCAATGAGTAAAGTTGTCGTAATTCGTTTCATAATTTGAATTAAAAATTTTAATAAGTAGTTGATTTGTTCATTATTCTTTACAGGAAAAAGATACAAAATAGCTCATAAAACAAAAAAATCTTATGCTAAGAAAAATTATAGCATAAGATTTTGGGTAATAGCTTTTAATATGTCGGTGCTGACTTATTTGTCTGACCGAAAATATATAGATTACGAAATCGAACTCTCGTCAAGTTCTACTAGCTTAAAGCCTGTTCCGTGAACATTCAAAATTTTGAGGTGTTCGTCTGCACGAAGATATTTACGAAGTTTGGTTACATACACGTCCATACTACGAGCATTGAAATAATTGTCATCTCCCCAAATTTCGTTCAAGGCTTTCGAACGTTCCAATGTCTGATTTTTGTTTTCACAAAGCATACGCAAAAGTTCAGTTTCCTTTGAGGTAAGTTTTATTTCCTCTCCTGTGTTGTTTGCTTTGAGAAGCTGTGCATCATAATCAAATAAAAGCTCGCCAATAGGGAATTTACGAAGTGCTGGCGAACTATCTTTAATAATTGTTCTGCGTAAGATTGCCTGTACACGAAGCAAAAGCTCTTCCATTGAGAATGGCTTTGTCATATAATCATCTGCACCAATTTGAAGTCCTTCAATACGGTCTTCTTTCATTCCTTTTGCTGTAAGGAATACGATAGGTGTGTGTTTGTCTATTTTTCTGATTTCTTTAGCAGCCGTAAAGCCATCTACGTTTGGCATCATTACGTCTAAGATACAGATGTCAAAAACGTTGTCTTCTTTAAAAAATGCGTCTAAGGCTTCTTTTCCGTCTCTAGCGAGGGTAACTTGAAATCCTTTGATTTCTAAATATTCACTTAAAATCTGACCCAAATTGTGGTCGTCTTCGGCTAACAATATACTGTGCATAAATGTAATTTTAGGGTTTTACTATTTCTCATTTAACATTTTAACGAGAGAAATGTTAAAATCGCTGCATTTGGAGTGTTAAAAATTCTTAGCAGGGCGTTAGAAAAGCAAAAAAGAATCCTTATTTTAGAAAAGTCCAACCACAACTGACTCTACTTATGAATGAAAAGCTCCATTATCTAAAAAATCAAATTGAAAACAGGCGATTTCAAGAAGTATTTGATTATTTAGATTTATACTTCAAAGAAAAACCATTTTATAGATATGCTAACCTAAAGCAAGAAATTCTATACCAAATGGATGCTGGTTATCCTCCTAAACCAATGCAAGTACAAGCCTTACAAATGTTCTTGAATGACGACAAAGTAAAGGAAGCCATTACTTTCATTGAAAAAAATCATACAACTACCACCACTCAAAAAACTGCTACACCTATGCCTTATGGAACAGAAAAAGAAATTGAAGGATTAAAAGAAGTTGTTAAATTACTTACAGAGAAAAAGAATTTTTTTCTTACTCAAAAGGTAATAGCCTATGATGCTGGACAAAAATTTACTCTAATAAAGCAACTAGAAGAAATTGAAAAAGATTTAAACAGTGCCAAAGTAAAAATTGAGAAGTATGAATCTCACAATGCAAACAAGTTATTAAATAAAGTCTTAGATATGGTAAAAGAAATTAAAGAAGAAAATAAAAATCTTCAACGAGAAATTAACGAAATAAGAAATTACAGTAACAAAAAAAATAAGTCATCTACAAAAAAAATCAAAATATTTCTAGCATCCTCCTCTGAGCTCAAAGAAGACAGAAGAGAACTAAGAGAGTTCATTAGTGTAGAAAATGATAGAATGATAGATAAAGGAGTTTATTTTAAACTTATTCAATGGGAACACTTTTTAGATACCATTTCTACTACTCGTTTGCAAGACGAATACAACAAAGCCTTACAAGACTGTGATTTGGTAGTAGGCTTATTTTTCACAAAAGCTGGAAAATTCACAGAAGAAGAATTAGAAAAAGCATATCAAAGTTTTAAAGCGACAGAAAAACCTAAAATATTGACTTATTTTAAAGATGCTCCTGTAAATATGAATGATATTACAGAAGAAGTCTTGAGCTTACTAAAAATGAAGAAAAATTTAGCTGATAAAGGACACTTCTATACTTCTTACCCTAGCATTGACTGGCTGAAAAACCACTTAAAAAGTCAGCTTGAAAAATTAGGTTATTATGACTAAAACCAAAACCCCAACTTTCAAAAAATGAAAGTTGGGGTTTTCTGCTAGGAATAATGAAATTCAATTTATCATTGATAATTCATCATTTACCATTAAAGATTAAATTCCTTCCAAAAGTCCACAGGTATTGTATTCTTCATCAATATCGATGTAGAGTTCTTTGATGGCAGTGTAGAACCACTCGTCAAGCATTTTAGCTCGTTCTTCGTTGAGTGCTGCTTGATAGATTTTTTCGTAATCGTCTTTTAGATTTGCTTGGTGTGGTTTTGATTTATCTATAAAATAAAGTAAACGAACAGCCTCTTTTCCGTCTGGACTTCTAAACGGAAGAGGTGGAGAAACCGAACCTACTTTCATTGTATCCAAAATTAGATATGTATTATAATCAAAATCTTCGGCTACAAGTTTTGGACTTCCCGTTTGCATACTCGTAATGCGTCCACCATTATTTTTTGAATTTCTATCTGCCGAATGTTCTGCTACGGCTTTAGCAAATGTGAGACTATCTTTTACAATCAGATTTCTAAGACTATCTACAAACTGATTGGTATAAACCATATCTTCTTTGCTAGGCTTCGGACGAATAAGGATATGACGAGTATTGATAAGATTTCCACGACGTTCTAAAAGCTGAATCAAGTGAAAGCCAAATTCAGATTCTACTGGCTCTGAAATTTCCATTGGTTTTAAAGAAAATGCCATCGCTTCATATTCTGGAACAAGTTCTCCACGCTCTCTGTAGCCTAAGTTTCCTCCTTGTGCAGCCGAACCCAAATCTGCTGAAAATTCTTTTGCAAGTTTTGCAAAGTCTTCTCCTGCCTTGATACGTGTACGAATGTCTAAAAGCTGTTTTCTAACTCTTTCTTTTTCTTGCTTACTCACTTTTGCATAAACGAGCATCTGCGCTACCTCAAACTCTGCTGGTAAAAACGGAATACTGTCTTTAGGAATGTTTTTATAAAACTTACGTACTTGTGAAGGCGTTACTTTTGCGTCTGCTGTGATTTCTCCACGCATTTTCTGAATGGTAAGTTGTTCTTTAATCGGCTCTAAGAGTTCTTCTTTGATGTCTGCCAACGATTTCCCTAGATATTCTTCTAATTTTTTCTCATCGCCTCCAGCACGCTGCACCATTGTAGATAAACGATTAGTAGCCTCTGCCTCTACTTGCTCATCCAATACAGTAATCGAATCTATTTCAGCTTTGGCATACATTACTTTATTGAATAAAAGCTGTTTTAATATTCCACATTTTGCATCTGGTGGGGGAGTTTGGTCTGACTGCTCAAGATAGTTTTGATAAGAGAGTTCTAACTCTGATTTTAGGATGATATAATTATCTACCTTGACAATAATTTTGTCTGCTACTTGCTGTGAAAAAGCAGAAGTAGCTAGAAAACAAAACCCAGTAGCGAGTAGAAATATAAAAGATTTGATTTTGAAGGTTTTCATATATGGAATTAGTGAATTGTTTTAATTACTAGTCATTGTTGAGGTCAAGACCATCAACGATGTATTGGTTTGTAATGTAATACGTAAAGTGATTTTATTTCGTGGCAATGAGTTGTCTAATTTTATTCTGTAAATATCTTATAATCTTGATTTTCGTTGGCTCTTTCCATTACCTCATTTTCAAGTTCTTCTTGTAATTC comes from Bernardetia sp. and encodes:
- a CDS encoding response regulator transcription factor; this encodes MHSILLAEDDHNLGQILSEYLEIKGFQVTLARDGKEALDAFFKEDNVFDICILDVMMPNVDGFTAAKEIRKIDKHTPIVFLTAKGMKEDRIEGLQIGADDYMTKPFSMEELLLRVQAILRRTIIKDSSPALRKFPIGELLFDYDAQLLKANNTGEEIKLTSKETELLRMLCENKNQTLERSKALNEIWGDDNYFNARSMDVYVTKLRKYLRADEHLKILNVHGTGFKLVELDESSIS
- a CDS encoding DUF819 domain-containing protein encodes the protein MTYIFYWLLIAELLITDIMNTPLFTNDAVVLGVLMIVLAAIFVTSNSENKFWKQFYTYVPALLLCYFIPAFLNYPLGLIASEWFDEKVLDFAASLNISIPEGSSFHDIKEIFSQNNIEKSQYEGFIKESKLYHVASRYLLPASLVLLCLSMDLKGVINLGWRAIVMFLTATLGIVLGGGIALFIVANISPETVAGTEENAIWRGLSTIAGSWIGGGANQAAMKEIYKPSGSLFGAMLVIDVVVANIWMGFLLYGANMSEKIDKILKADVSAITALKKKMEDFQAKHARIPSTTDLFMILAIGFGATAIAHFCSDIVAPFMANYKELLTDLKLTSLMSGFFWLVVFATTIGVLLSFTKLRELEGAGASKVGSVCIYILVATIGMHMNLAEIGQYLGLFFLGIIWMIIHVSILLLVAYLIKAPFFFVAVGSQANVGGAASAPVVASAFSPALAPVGVLLAVLGYALGTYGAIACAMFMQAVHSGG
- a CDS encoding pirin family protein — protein: MNRKDFLKRAIKTTLGTGFFVSTPVLGSVFKKQNTDKTASSFTDSTDILGFNHLPNSSTQSIMANTVLHKANTRGMADHGWLKSAHSFSFASYYNPERMNFGVLRVLNDDIIAGGSGFGTHPHDNMEIISIPIENGLRHKDSMGNTSFIKSGEIQVMSAGTGVLHSEVNDTQETTKFLQIWVIPNKRNVTPRYDQIVLNSEDRKNKLQQILSPNQDDEGVWIHQDAWFHLGDLDQGTKVNYELKKPSKNGVYVFVIKGNVHLKNGSETQELDTKDGLGIWNTKKFELEASQDAEVLLMEVPMS
- a CDS encoding peptidylprolyl isomerase, coding for MKTFKIKSFIFLLATGFCFLATSAFSQQVADKIIVKVDNYIILKSELELSYQNYLEQSDQTPPPDAKCGILKQLLFNKVMYAKAEIDSITVLDEQVEAEATNRLSTMVQRAGGDEKKLEEYLGKSLADIKEELLEPIKEQLTIQKMRGEITADAKVTPSQVRKFYKNIPKDSIPFLPAEFEVAQMLVYAKVSKQEKERVRKQLLDIRTRIKAGEDFAKLAKEFSADLGSAAQGGNLGYRERGELVPEYEAMAFSLKPMEISEPVESEFGFHLIQLLERRGNLINTRHILIRPKPSKEDMVYTNQFVDSLRNLIVKDSLTFAKAVAEHSADRNSKNNGGRITSMQTGSPKLVAEDFDYNTYLILDTMKVGSVSPPLPFRSPDGKEAVRLLYFIDKSKPHQANLKDDYEKIYQAALNEERAKMLDEWFYTAIKELYIDIDEEYNTCGLLEGI
- a CDS encoding SDR family NAD(P)-dependent oxidoreductase, which gives rise to MKVALITGASSGIGLELAHVMAKEKHNLVLVARSIDKLNSLAEELIATHGIKVKTYKADLSNASEIENLYKQTKEDDIEVSYLINNAGFGEYGDFSENDWDKLNTMMQLNMVSLVHLTKLYSKDMVSSSFGKIMNVASTAAFQPLPYFAVYAATKSFVLSFSEAIASELKDHGITVTALCPGLTDTGFVEAANMEDTKFLDKAKAGMATSEEVAEYGYEAMMKGKTVAVHGMINSIMVNSSRFLPRDLVTTIAKKVQE